From Thermococcus sp., a single genomic window includes:
- a CDS encoding RNA-guided pseudouridylation complex pseudouridine synthase subunit Cbf5, whose product MARDEVRRILPADIKREVLVKDEKAETNPKWGFPPENRPIEMHMQFGIINLDKPPGPTSHEVVAWIKKLFNLSKAGHGGTLDPKVSGVLPVALERATRVVQALLPAGKEYVALMHLHGDVPEDKILAVMREFQGEIIQRPPLRSAVKRRLRTRKVYYIDVLEIEGRDVLFRVGVEAGTYIRSLIHHIGLALGVGAHMAELRRTRSGPFKEDETLVTLHDLVDYYHFWKEDGVEKYFRQAIQPMEKAVEHLPKVWIRDSAVAAVTHGADLAVPGIVKLHKGIKKGDLVAIMTLKDELVALGKAKMSSADMLRKSKGIAVDVDKVFMPRDWYPKLWAK is encoded by the coding sequence ATGGCAAGGGATGAAGTTAGGAGAATCCTTCCGGCAGATATAAAGCGGGAAGTTCTAGTTAAGGACGAGAAGGCCGAGACCAACCCGAAGTGGGGCTTTCCCCCTGAGAATAGACCGATTGAGATGCACATGCAGTTCGGAATTATAAACCTTGATAAGCCCCCCGGCCCGACGAGCCACGAAGTTGTTGCGTGGATTAAGAAGCTCTTCAACCTGAGCAAGGCTGGTCACGGCGGAACCCTCGACCCGAAGGTCAGTGGCGTTTTGCCGGTTGCTTTAGAGAGGGCCACCAGAGTTGTTCAGGCACTTCTTCCTGCAGGAAAGGAGTACGTCGCTCTGATGCACCTCCACGGTGACGTCCCTGAGGACAAAATTCTAGCAGTCATGAGGGAATTTCAGGGGGAGATTATCCAGAGGCCACCGCTTAGGAGCGCGGTGAAGAGAAGGCTGAGGACAAGGAAGGTTTACTACATTGATGTCCTCGAGATAGAGGGTAGGGACGTTCTCTTCAGGGTGGGCGTCGAGGCTGGAACCTACATCCGTTCGCTCATCCACCACATAGGCTTGGCTCTCGGTGTTGGAGCCCACATGGCCGAGCTCAGGAGAACTAGGAGTGGACCTTTCAAGGAAGACGAGACGCTAGTGACGCTTCACGACCTCGTTGATTATTACCACTTCTGGAAGGAGGATGGGGTTGAGAAGTATTTCAGGCAGGCGATACAGCCGATGGAGAAGGCTGTTGAACACCTCCCCAAGGTCTGGATTAGAGACTCCGCCGTTGCGGCAGTTACCCATGGTGCAGATTTAGCGGTCCCCGGCATAGTAAAGCTCCACAAGGGCATCAAGAAGGGCGACCTCGTTGCCATAATGACCCTCAAGGATGAGCTCGTCGCTCTGGGAAAGGCCAAGATGAGCAGCGCTGACATGCTGAGGAAGAGCAAGGGCATAGCGGTTGACGTGGACAAGGTCTTCATGCCGAGGGACTGGTATCCGAAACTTTGGGCCAAGTGA
- a CDS encoding 50S ribosomal protein L18 translates to MARGPRYRVPFRRRREGKTNYHKRLKLLKSKKPRLVVRKSLNHHIAQIIVYDPKGDRTIVSAHTRELIRDFGWKGHTGNTPSAYLLGLLIGYKAKQAGVEEAILDIGLHPPTRGSSVFAVLKGAVDAGLNVPHSEEIFPEDYRIRGEHIAEYAKALKEEDESLYRRQFGGYLVKGLEPEKLPEHFDEVKAKIIEKFEGARE, encoded by the coding sequence ATGGCGAGAGGACCAAGGTATAGGGTTCCCTTTAGGAGGAGGAGAGAGGGTAAGACCAACTACCACAAGAGGCTCAAGCTCCTCAAGAGCAAGAAGCCGAGGCTCGTTGTTAGAAAGAGCCTCAACCATCACATAGCCCAGATTATAGTCTACGACCCCAAGGGCGACAGGACTATAGTTTCCGCCCACACCAGGGAGCTTATCAGGGACTTCGGCTGGAAGGGTCACACCGGAAACACCCCGAGCGCTTATCTGCTCGGTCTCCTCATAGGTTATAAGGCGAAACAGGCCGGTGTTGAGGAAGCCATACTCGACATAGGTCTCCACCCGCCGACCAGGGGCTCAAGCGTTTTCGCAGTCCTAAAGGGTGCTGTAGATGCTGGCTTGAACGTCCCGCACAGCGAGGAGATATTCCCCGAGGACTACAGGATAAGGGGCGAGCACATAGCGGAGTACGCCAAGGCCCTTAAAGAAGAAGACGAGAGCCTCTACAGGAGGCAGTTCGGTGGCTACCTTGTCAAGGGCCTTGAGCCCGAGAAGCTCCCCGAGCACTTTGATGAGGTTAAGGCCAAGATAATCGAGAAGTTTGAGGGGGCGAGAGAATGA
- a CDS encoding 30S ribosomal protein S4, translating to MGDPKRQRKKYETPSHPWIKERLDRERVLKRKYALKNKKELWRHETQLKEFRRRARRLLAARGKQAEIERQQLLQRLYRLGLLPADAVLDDVLSLTVEDVLERRLQTIVYKKGLARTIKQARQLIVHGHIEVNGQIIRSPGYIVLREEEDAITYAKNSPFAKESHPERMVIEQAKQGGEA from the coding sequence ATGGGAGACCCGAAGAGGCAGAGGAAGAAGTATGAAACTCCATCTCACCCCTGGATTAAGGAGAGACTCGACCGCGAGAGGGTTCTGAAGAGAAAATACGCCCTCAAGAACAAGAAGGAGCTCTGGAGACATGAGACCCAGCTCAAGGAGTTTAGGCGTAGGGCAAGAAGACTCCTCGCGGCCCGTGGAAAGCAGGCCGAGATTGAGAGGCAGCAGCTTCTCCAGAGGCTCTACAGGCTCGGTCTTCTCCCGGCCGATGCCGTTCTCGATGACGTCCTCTCACTGACCGTTGAGGATGTCCTTGAGAGGAGGTTGCAGACCATCGTTTACAAGAAGGGTCTCGCCAGGACTATCAAGCAGGCCAGACAGCTTATAGTTCACGGCCACATTGAGGTCAACGGCCAGATAATCCGCTCGCCGGGTTACATCGTCCTCCGCGAGGAGGAAGATGCCATAACCTACGCGAAGAACTCTCCCTTCGCCAAGGAATCCCACCCCGAGAGGATGGTTATTGAACAGGCCAAGCAGGGTGGTGAGGCATGA
- a CDS encoding adenylate kinase gives MPFVVMITGIPGVGKSTITRLALKRTRAKFRLVNFGDLMFEEAVKAGLVKHRDEMRKLDPKTQRGLQLKAAQKIVEIAKEEPVLLDTHATIRTPVGYLLGFPREVIEVINPNFIVIIEATPSEILGRRLRDLKRDRDVETEEQIERHQDLNRAAAVSYAMHSNALIKIIENHEDKGLEEAVNELVQVLDLAVSEYD, from the coding sequence ATGCCGTTTGTGGTCATGATTACTGGCATTCCAGGGGTTGGTAAGAGTACCATCACTAGACTTGCCCTCAAGAGAACCCGGGCCAAGTTCAGGCTCGTTAACTTTGGAGACCTAATGTTTGAGGAAGCCGTTAAAGCGGGTCTCGTTAAGCACAGAGATGAGATGAGAAAGCTTGACCCGAAAACGCAAAGGGGGCTCCAGCTCAAAGCGGCGCAGAAGATAGTAGAGATAGCCAAGGAGGAACCTGTTCTACTCGATACCCACGCGACAATAAGGACCCCAGTGGGGTACCTTCTTGGCTTTCCTAGGGAGGTTATTGAGGTTATAAACCCAAACTTCATAGTTATAATTGAAGCAACGCCTAGCGAGATTCTGGGTAGACGTCTCAGGGACCTCAAGAGGGACAGGGACGTTGAAACCGAGGAGCAGATTGAGAGGCATCAGGACCTGAACAGGGCTGCCGCAGTAAGTTATGCTATGCACTCCAACGCCCTAATAAAGATAATCGAGAATCACGAAGACAAGGGTTTGGAGGAAGCTGTTAACGAACTCGTTCAAGTGCTTGACCTGGCGGTGAGTGAGTATGATTGA
- a CDS encoding 50S ribosomal protein L14e yields MPAIEVGRIAVVIAGRRAGQKVVVADIIDKNFVLVTGAGLNKVKRRRMNVKHLEPLPEKVNIERGASDEEIKKALEEAGISLE; encoded by the coding sequence ATGCCAGCTATTGAGGTCGGAAGGATTGCCGTCGTTATTGCCGGAAGGAGGGCCGGACAGAAGGTCGTCGTTGCCGACATAATAGACAAAAACTTCGTCCTTGTTACCGGCGCTGGTCTAAACAAGGTCAAGCGCAGGAGGATGAACGTCAAGCACCTTGAGCCCCTCCCGGAGAAAGTTAACATCGAGCGCGGTGCTTCCGACGAGGAGATAAAGAAGGCCCTCGAAGAGGCCGGCATAAGCCTCGAGTGA
- a CDS encoding 50S ribosomal protein L34e, which yields MKPMYRSRSWRRKYVRTPGGRTVIHFERRKPKIAHCALCGRPLNGVPRGRPSELRKLPKTKKRPERPYPNLCPSCMRKVMKAQVRASLG from the coding sequence ATGAAGCCGATGTATCGCTCAAGGTCATGGAGGAGGAAGTACGTTAGGACTCCGGGAGGAAGAACGGTGATACACTTCGAGAGGAGAAAGCCAAAGATAGCCCACTGCGCCCTCTGTGGCAGGCCACTCAACGGAGTTCCTCGTGGAAGGCCGAGCGAGCTCAGAAAGCTCCCTAAGACCAAAAAGAGGCCCGAGAGACCCTATCCGAACCTCTGCCCGAGCTGTATGAGGAAGGTTATGAAGGCCCAGGTCAGGGCTTCCCTTGGATGA
- a CDS encoding 50S ribosomal protein L30, translated as MAKLALIRLRSGIRARGEVRDTLAMLCLHRINHLVIVDDTPSYRGMIQKVKDYITWGEIDKETLVKLLRKRGRLVGNKPITDEYVQEKLGMSLEEFAEKVINGEMKLRDLPNIKPVFRLHPPRGGLKGSKKRSFKEGGALGYRGEKINELIERML; from the coding sequence ATGGCTAAGTTAGCGCTCATAAGGCTTAGGAGTGGAATTAGGGCAAGGGGTGAAGTTAGGGATACCCTCGCCATGCTCTGCCTTCACAGGATTAACCACCTCGTCATAGTCGATGACACCCCCAGCTACCGCGGGATGATACAGAAGGTCAAGGACTACATCACCTGGGGCGAGATTGACAAGGAAACCCTCGTCAAGCTCCTCAGAAAGCGCGGAAGACTCGTCGGCAACAAGCCTATCACAGATGAGTACGTTCAAGAGAAACTCGGGATGAGCCTTGAGGAGTTCGCTGAAAAAGTTATCAACGGCGAGATGAAGCTCAGGGACTTGCCGAATATCAAGCCCGTCTTCAGGCTCCACCCGCCGAGGGGAGGACTCAAGGGAAGCAAGAAGCGCTCATTCAAGGAGGGTGGGGCCCTCGGCTACAGGGGCGAGAAGATTAACGAGCTCATTGAGAGAATGCTCTGA
- a CDS encoding uL15m family ribosomal protein: protein MIRRRKKVRKLRGSHTHGWGCKKKHRGGGSKGGRGMAGTGKRKDQKFTWTIKYAPDHLGKRGFHRPKAVTYIPKVINLSDIDENFELFRDMGVIYEEEGKLVFDATQLGVDKVLGTGKLTRAIVVKAYYVTPKAEEKIKAAGGEVILA from the coding sequence ATGATTAGGAGGAGGAAAAAGGTTAGGAAACTTCGAGGAAGTCACACTCATGGTTGGGGCTGTAAGAAGAAGCACCGCGGCGGTGGAAGCAAGGGCGGCCGCGGTATGGCTGGTACCGGTAAGAGGAAGGACCAGAAGTTTACCTGGACCATCAAATATGCCCCTGACCACCTTGGGAAGAGGGGCTTCCACAGGCCCAAGGCGGTAACTTACATCCCCAAGGTCATTAACCTAAGCGACATCGACGAGAACTTCGAGCTCTTCAGGGACATGGGCGTCATCTACGAGGAGGAAGGAAAGCTCGTCTTCGATGCGACCCAGCTTGGCGTTGACAAAGTTCTCGGCACAGGAAAGCTTACCCGCGCAATCGTTGTCAAGGCATACTACGTTACGCCGAAGGCCGAGGAGAAGATTAAGGCCGCCGGTGGCGAGGTTATCCTCGCCTGA
- a CDS encoding SDR family NAD(P)-dependent oxidoreductase → MRTALVTGATGGIGRLLVRALVEKDFRVIGVGRRKERLEELKSLRNFSYILADLSEPNVARKISDSLGEFGVKRLDVLVNNAGYAIRKPLLEHSDEELENLFKVNTLAPVELTRELLPFLGEGSTVVFVISGVAFVNVPELPSYCAAKGALHYLAVNLERELRERGIHVMRVYPKQVKTEFFTRNNVPYPKGSIEPEDVVNAIMKGLEKGKREVFVPSYLKLIKYLPNCPVFTYRFRY, encoded by the coding sequence ATGAGAACTGCTCTAGTTACTGGCGCAACGGGGGGTATCGGAAGGCTCCTTGTCAGGGCTCTGGTTGAGAAGGACTTTCGCGTTATTGGTGTGGGAAGGAGAAAGGAGAGGCTTGAGGAACTAAAGTCTCTTAGGAACTTCTCCTATATCCTTGCCGATTTGAGCGAGCCCAATGTCGCAAGAAAAATTTCCGATTCCCTTGGAGAGTTTGGTGTTAAAAGGCTTGATGTTCTCGTAAACAACGCCGGTTACGCAATCAGGAAGCCCCTTCTAGAGCATTCTGATGAGGAACTTGAGAACCTTTTCAAGGTAAACACCCTTGCTCCGGTGGAACTTACCCGTGAGCTTCTGCCTTTCCTTGGTGAGGGCTCGACAGTTGTTTTTGTGATAAGCGGGGTTGCCTTTGTGAACGTCCCGGAGTTACCGTCATACTGCGCCGCTAAAGGAGCTTTGCACTATCTAGCTGTGAACCTTGAGAGAGAACTAAGGGAAAGAGGAATCCACGTTATGCGTGTTTATCCCAAGCAGGTTAAAACGGAGTTTTTCACACGGAACAACGTACCCTATCCAAAGGGTTCAATAGAGCCCGAAGATGTCGTTAATGCGATAATGAAAGGCCTTGAGAAAGGCAAGCGGGAGGTTTTCGTGCCCAGTTATCTGAAGCTTATCAAGTACCTCCCCAACTGTCCCGTTTTCACGTATCGTTTCCGGTATTAG
- a CDS encoding 30S ribosomal protein S13, which yields MTENFRHIVRVAGVDLDGHKQLRWALTGIRGIGINFATMVLRVAGLDPYMKAGYLTDEQVKLIEKILEDPVAHGIPAWAVNRPKDYETGKDLHLITAKLAMAWREDINRLRRIRAYRGIRHELGLPLRGQRTRSNFRHGTTVGVSRRKK from the coding sequence ATGACCGAGAACTTCAGGCACATAGTCCGTGTTGCGGGCGTTGATTTGGATGGACATAAGCAGTTGAGATGGGCACTGACAGGGATTAGAGGAATAGGAATAAACTTTGCAACTATGGTGCTCAGGGTTGCAGGGCTTGACCCCTACATGAAGGCCGGTTACCTCACTGACGAGCAGGTCAAGCTCATAGAGAAAATCCTTGAGGACCCAGTCGCCCACGGAATTCCTGCCTGGGCAGTTAACAGGCCGAAGGACTACGAGACCGGCAAGGACCTGCACCTCATTACGGCCAAGCTCGCCATGGCCTGGCGTGAGGACATCAACAGGCTGAGGAGGATAAGGGCTTACCGCGGTATAAGGCACGAGCTTGGCCTGCCTCTCCGTGGTCAGAGAACGAGGTCCAACTTCAGGCACGGAACTACTGTCGGTGTTAGCAGGAGAAAGAAGTGA
- the cmk gene encoding (d)CMP kinase → MPKGCLVITVSGLAGSGTTTLCRNLAKHYGFKHIYAGLIFRQMAKERGMTLEEFQKYVELHPEIDREVDRRQVEAAKECNVVIEGRLAGWMVKDADLKIWLDAPIMERARRVAKREGISVEEAFVQIAEREKQNRKRYLNLYGIDIEDKSIYDLIINTAKWGPDGVFAIVKAAIDHLYPDGDAGSNKGKEVG, encoded by the coding sequence ATGCCCAAGGGCTGCCTCGTTATAACAGTCAGCGGTCTGGCCGGGTCCGGAACAACAACCCTCTGCAGAAACCTGGCCAAGCACTACGGCTTTAAGCACATCTACGCCGGTTTGATATTCCGGCAGATGGCCAAGGAAAGGGGCATGACCCTCGAGGAGTTTCAGAAGTATGTGGAGCTTCATCCAGAGATAGACAGGGAAGTTGACAGGAGGCAGGTCGAGGCGGCCAAGGAATGTAACGTCGTCATTGAGGGTCGTTTAGCCGGCTGGATGGTTAAGGACGCCGACCTTAAGATATGGCTCGACGCTCCCATAATGGAGCGCGCCAGGAGAGTCGCTAAGAGAGAAGGTATCTCAGTTGAGGAGGCCTTTGTTCAGATTGCTGAGAGGGAGAAGCAGAACAGGAAAAGGTATTTAAACCTCTACGGGATTGACATCGAGGACAAGTCGATTTATGATTTAATCATAAACACTGCCAAATGGGGTCCCGATGGGGTCTTCGCGATTGTGAAGGCCGCCATCGACCACCTTTACCCCGACGGCGACGCGGGGTCTAACAAAGGTAAGGAGGTGGGATGA
- the rpsE gene encoding 30S ribosomal protein S5: MSDPREIAQRVLEEWEPKTKLGRLVKEGQITDIHEIFRKGYQIKEPEIVDVLLPEVNLRENQEVLDIALTVRMTDSGRRIRFRVLAAVGNRDGYVGLGIGHGREVGIAIRKAISYAKMNIIEIKRGCGSWECRCRRPHSIPFAVEGKEGSVRVKLMPGPRGLGLVIGDVGKKILSLAGVQDVWSQTLGETRTTVNFAKAVFNALYNTNRVAIQPGMEEKYGIVVGRAMPQSFEL, encoded by the coding sequence ATGAGCGACCCGAGAGAGATTGCCCAGAGGGTTCTTGAGGAGTGGGAGCCAAAAACGAAACTCGGAAGGCTCGTTAAGGAAGGCCAGATAACTGACATTCACGAGATATTCAGGAAGGGTTACCAGATAAAGGAGCCCGAGATAGTTGACGTCCTCCTTCCCGAGGTTAACCTCAGGGAGAACCAGGAAGTGCTCGACATTGCTTTGACCGTTAGAATGACCGACAGCGGTAGGAGGATTCGCTTCCGCGTTCTCGCGGCCGTTGGCAACAGGGACGGCTACGTCGGCCTTGGAATCGGTCACGGAAGGGAAGTCGGTATAGCCATCAGGAAAGCCATCAGTTACGCCAAGATGAACATCATCGAAATCAAGCGCGGCTGTGGTTCTTGGGAATGCAGGTGCAGAAGGCCACACTCGATTCCCTTTGCCGTCGAGGGCAAAGAGGGTAGCGTTAGAGTTAAGCTCATGCCCGGACCGCGTGGCCTTGGTCTCGTCATAGGTGACGTCGGCAAGAAGATACTGAGCCTCGCTGGTGTACAGGACGTCTGGTCACAGACCCTCGGTGAGACGAGAACAACGGTCAACTTCGCCAAAGCTGTCTTTAACGCCCTCTACAATACCAACCGCGTAGCTATACAGCCAGGTATGGAGGAGAAGTACGGTATCGTCGTCGGCAGGGCGATGCCCCAGAGCTTTGAGCTGTGA
- a CDS encoding 50S ribosomal protein L19e — protein MFMLKMQRRIAADILKCGENRVWIDPERIDDVAAAITREDIKRLIHDGVIKKKPIKGQSRARARAFHEARKKGRHRGPGSRKGKKTARMGKKEVWMMTIRALRKELRKLKAEGKIDAHTYRRLYIRAKGGQFKNKRQLYLFMQEHGILKE, from the coding sequence ATGTTCATGCTCAAGATGCAGAGAAGGATTGCCGCCGACATTTTGAAGTGCGGTGAGAACAGGGTTTGGATTGACCCCGAGAGGATTGACGATGTTGCCGCCGCGATAACCCGTGAGGACATTAAGAGGCTCATTCACGATGGCGTCATAAAGAAGAAGCCCATCAAGGGCCAGAGCAGGGCTCGCGCGAGAGCCTTCCACGAGGCCAGGAAGAAGGGGCGCCACAGGGGCCCCGGAAGCAGGAAGGGTAAGAAGACTGCCAGGATGGGCAAGAAGGAAGTCTGGATGATGACCATAAGGGCTCTCAGGAAGGAACTCAGGAAGCTTAAGGCTGAGGGCAAGATTGACGCCCACACCTACAGGAGGCTCTACATAAGGGCCAAGGGTGGCCAGTTCAAGAACAAGAGGCAGCTCTACCTGTTTATGCAGGAGCACGGTATCTTGAAGGAGTGA
- the secY gene encoding preprotein translocase subunit SecY — MGKVRDIVYAIERYFPEVERPKRHVPLKEKFMWTGIVLLLYFILAEIPLYGIPPKVQDYFATLRFVLAGRSGSLLTLGIGPIVTASIIMQLLVGSEIVKLDLSNPEDRRFYQATQKLFSVFMSFFEAAIYVFAGAFGKVSTSIGAFQTVTSPDGFIYIGLGLAILIILQLGFASTMLILLDELVSKWGIGSGISLFIAAGVSQTVIYKALAPVPSKEYIDPLTGQPAIVGAIPAFIQHLLKGDITGAIYRGGTLPDMVKLTGTIVVFLIVVYLESMRVEIPLSYGRVTVRGRYPIRFMYVSNIPIILTMALYANIQLWARLLNNYGITWLGTFDQNGYPASGFVTYLYPPRDIFHVIADPWRAFVYAIMTIFWSLIFGFLWVELTGLDAKSIARQLQQAGLQIPGFRRDPRILERVLQRYIPYVTFWGSFTLALVAVLADFLGALGTGTGILLTVGILYRFYEEIAREQATEMFPALRRFFAK; from the coding sequence ATGGGAAAGGTTAGGGACATTGTTTACGCCATAGAGCGCTATTTCCCCGAAGTTGAGAGGCCGAAAAGACACGTTCCCCTTAAGGAGAAGTTCATGTGGACGGGCATAGTTTTACTGTTGTACTTCATCCTCGCTGAAATCCCACTGTATGGAATCCCGCCCAAGGTTCAGGATTACTTCGCAACGCTCCGTTTTGTGCTCGCCGGTAGAAGCGGTTCCCTCTTAACCCTGGGTATCGGTCCCATCGTTACCGCGAGTATAATCATGCAACTCCTCGTCGGTTCTGAAATAGTTAAACTCGATCTCTCGAATCCAGAGGATAGAAGGTTTTACCAGGCCACTCAGAAGTTATTCTCAGTGTTCATGAGCTTCTTCGAAGCGGCCATCTACGTCTTCGCCGGTGCCTTTGGTAAAGTTAGCACATCAATTGGAGCGTTTCAGACGGTTACAAGTCCAGATGGGTTCATCTATATTGGGCTAGGCCTTGCAATACTGATAATCCTTCAGCTCGGCTTTGCATCAACGATGCTCATACTCCTCGACGAGCTCGTGAGCAAGTGGGGAATCGGAAGTGGTATAAGCCTGTTCATTGCCGCTGGAGTCTCGCAGACTGTCATCTATAAGGCCCTTGCCCCCGTTCCGAGCAAGGAGTACATAGACCCGCTCACAGGCCAGCCGGCAATAGTCGGTGCCATCCCGGCTTTTATACAGCACCTGCTTAAGGGGGACATAACCGGTGCCATTTACCGCGGTGGAACCCTGCCGGATATGGTCAAGTTAACTGGAACGATTGTGGTGTTTCTAATCGTCGTTTACCTCGAGAGCATGCGTGTTGAGATTCCACTCAGTTACGGCCGCGTTACCGTCCGCGGTAGGTATCCAATAAGGTTCATGTACGTCAGCAACATTCCAATAATCCTCACCATGGCCCTCTACGCTAACATCCAGCTCTGGGCTAGGCTACTTAACAACTATGGCATAACGTGGCTAGGAACCTTCGACCAGAACGGATATCCTGCCAGCGGTTTCGTCACCTACCTCTACCCGCCTAGGGATATCTTCCATGTTATCGCCGACCCGTGGAGGGCGTTCGTATACGCTATAATGACTATCTTCTGGTCGCTGATATTCGGTTTCCTGTGGGTTGAGCTTACTGGCCTCGATGCCAAAAGCATAGCTAGGCAGCTCCAGCAGGCAGGACTTCAAATTCCTGGATTCAGGCGCGACCCGAGAATTCTTGAGAGAGTCCTCCAGCGCTATATACCATACGTTACCTTTTGGGGTTCCTTCACACTAGCATTAGTTGCAGTGCTTGCGGACTTCCTCGGTGCCTTGGGAACGGGAACTGGAATACTGCTGACCGTTGGTATACTCTACAGGTTCTACGAAGAGATAGCCAGGGAGCAGGCAACGGAGATGTTCCCAGCTCTTAGAAGGTTCTTTGCCAAGTGA
- a CDS encoding class I SAM-dependent methyltransferase, translated as MTHYYSEEPSTPLRTKTIEVCIRGHCFKFITASGVFSFGKLDRGTELLIKSMVLGENWRVLDLGCGYGAIGIVASRFVDYVIMTDVNRRAVSIARKNLKINGVRNAEVRWGSLYEPVKGEKFDSIITNPPVHAGKKILREIVINAPQHLNDGGLLQLVIKTKQGAKYIKALMEEHFTEVRELAKGSGYRVYAGIA; from the coding sequence ATGACCCACTACTACTCAGAAGAGCCGAGCACACCGCTGAGGACGAAGACTATAGAGGTCTGCATCAGGGGACATTGCTTCAAGTTCATTACGGCGAGTGGTGTGTTTTCGTTCGGCAAGCTCGACAGGGGGACTGAGCTGTTGATAAAGAGCATGGTTCTTGGTGAGAACTGGCGCGTTCTGGATTTAGGCTGCGGCTACGGGGCAATCGGAATAGTCGCTTCCCGCTTCGTTGACTATGTTATTATGACCGACGTGAACAGGAGGGCGGTTAGTATAGCGAGGAAAAACTTAAAAATCAACGGCGTTAGAAACGCCGAGGTCAGGTGGGGAAGCCTCTACGAGCCAGTTAAAGGGGAAAAATTCGACTCAATCATCACCAATCCCCCAGTGCACGCGGGAAAGAAAATCCTGAGGGAAATAGTTATAAACGCTCCCCAGCATCTCAACGATGGTGGCCTCCTGCAACTGGTGATTAAGACGAAGCAGGGGGCAAAGTATATTAAGGCTCTCATGGAGGAGCACTTTACTGAAGTGAGAGAGCTCGCGAAGGGGAGCGGTTACCGCGTGTACGCCGGGATTGCCTAG
- a CDS encoding EMC3/TMCO1 family protein: MIESIYQALNNVFGPFIMNYQPLWVITFMGFIIGGFYTLLYYFFTDIEKQRKLQKLAKEVQREMREAQKSGDEKKLRKAQQKQLELMKMQGELMRQQMVPMLLTMPIFWIFFSWLRMWYTEVAIVKAPFNFFLFDWFHRMYHSALSGSELGYLGWYVLSSYVIGMVLRKLLDMG, translated from the coding sequence ATGATTGAGAGTATATATCAAGCCCTCAACAATGTATTCGGGCCCTTTATAATGAACTATCAGCCCCTCTGGGTAATAACTTTTATGGGGTTCATAATCGGGGGGTTTTACACACTGCTTTACTACTTCTTCACTGATATCGAGAAGCAGAGAAAACTGCAGAAGCTCGCAAAGGAGGTTCAGAGGGAAATGAGGGAAGCCCAGAAAAGCGGGGATGAGAAGAAGCTCCGGAAGGCCCAGCAAAAACAGCTCGAGCTCATGAAAATGCAGGGAGAGTTAATGAGACAGCAAATGGTTCCAATGCTTCTCACGATGCCCATATTCTGGATATTCTTTAGCTGGCTTAGAATGTGGTACACGGAGGTTGCCATAGTCAAGGCCCCCTTCAACTTCTTCCTCTTTGACTGGTTCCACAGGATGTACCACTCAGCCCTCTCGGGAAGTGAACTGGGTTATCTCGGCTGGTACGTCCTTTCGAGCTATGTGATTGGTATGGTCCTAAGAAAGCTCCTTGACATGGGATAA
- a CDS encoding 30S ribosomal protein S11, which yields MSEETQQVNLKKKEKWGVAHIYSSYNNTIIHITDLTGAETVSRWSGGMVVKADRDEPSPYAAMIAAKRAAEEAMEKGFVGVHIKVRAPGGSKSKTPGPGAQAAIRALARAGLKIGRVEDVTPIPHDGTRPKGGRRGRRV from the coding sequence ATGAGCGAGGAAACCCAGCAGGTTAACCTTAAGAAGAAGGAGAAGTGGGGAGTTGCGCACATTTACTCCTCCTACAACAACACGATAATACACATCACCGACCTCACCGGGGCAGAGACTGTCTCTAGGTGGAGCGGTGGTATGGTCGTCAAGGCCGACAGGGATGAGCCCTCACCGTACGCGGCCATGATTGCCGCCAAAAGAGCCGCCGAAGAAGCCATGGAGAAGGGCTTCGTTGGCGTCCACATCAAGGTTCGCGCTCCTGGAGGAAGCAAGAGCAAGACCCCCGGTCCGGGTGCCCAGGCGGCCATTAGAGCTCTCGCTAGGGCAGGCCTTAAGATAGGGCGCGTCGAAGATGTCACACCGATACCTCACGATGGGACCAGACCCAAGGGCGGTAGGCGCGGTAGGCGCGTCTGA